From the Streptomyces sp. NBC_00390 genome, the window GCCGGGGATGGTGCGTTCGACTGCGGGGATCACCCTTGAGTCCACGCCCAGGAGGCGGTCGACCATCGCGTCGCAGCCAGTCTCTTCAGCGACCTCCCGGATCACGGCATCGAACGGATCCTCCGCATGCTCGACTCTGCCGCCCGGAAGGGTCCAGTTGGTCTCGCCCTTCGATGGTACGTGACGTGCGAGCAGCACCTGCCCGTCCTCGATGCACACGGCATACGCCGCGAGCCGGAAACTCATCCCCTACCTCCCCATTGGAAGCTGTCTCCACGTTCAAGTTCCGTGCATCGCGATTATGTTGGCGGTTCACCGGGAGAGGCTCTTGGCGGTGGGCCAGGGCACTCTGCCGACCGCGGCGGATCGACGAAGACCGTCGTGATGGCCGGTAGCGTCCGATATTGAACGGAAAGTACTGCAAATGCCAGGAGACCTTGATGCTTCTGGCCATGGAGGGCCTTTGCGTCCTCGTCCGTGCCATCCAGTCCGCACTCCAGCAGGAGTTGGGTCACCGGCATGATGCTGCCCCCCGGTGGACCCGCACCCGGTACAGCTCCGGCGCGAGGCCGTTGGAGGCGCGGACGATGGCGCCGTCGGAGTGCGCACGGAAGGCCACGTACTGCTCGTGAACCAGGGCCTGTCCGATGGGTCCGCAGGGTGTGCCGTGTCCGGCTCCTAAGCTGTGGCGCCATGGGGAACAAGCTCACTCACGAGGGCAGCGCCTTCATCAATTTTCGGGACTACAAGTTCCAGGGTTCGACGTCGCATGGCTTCAGGTGGGTCGATATCAAGCATCTGCAGTTCCCCGCAGGGTCCGTCGACGACAGGGGGCTGCTCGCGGCACTCATCGGGCATGAACAGTTCCGGGACGACTATGCAGGTGGTGGAGTGCTGCCGGAGGGACTCAGGCACGGCCCGTATTGGCTGAGGCTGGTCACCCCCGACGTCTACGAAGCCGTCAGCCGGGAGAGGGGCGCGCGCATCCTCCGGGAGTGGGCGAACCAGTTTGGGGATGTGCCCGCCGAGTTGGAGGCGGATCTGCAGCACGCGGTGTTCGACCGCTTGGCCGCGGCCGACCACATCTACTACCTGGGCGAGCTCGGGGACGAGGCCATTCATGACTGGGGGCGTGTGCACGGCTGCTTCCACGAATTCGTGCTCATCGACCGTTCGGCTGGGCAGATCGCACTCCTCGTTGCGGCTGACGACTGAGTCGATCGTCAGAGATGCCACGGAAGGACGCCTGAGAGGTCAGGAACGGAGCCACGGCCGAAGCGCGGCAAGAGTCACCGTGCCGTGGAAAACACAGGCCCTTTTGTCATACCGAGTCGCCACGGCGCTGGACCCTTTGAGCGCGTTGATGCACCGCTCAACTTCGTTCCCGCGGACATACTGCGCCCGGGCGGAACCAGTGGGGCGACCGCCTCGGCTCCCGTGCCGCCGGCGGTTGGCTCGCTGGTCCCGATCCACCGAGCCGCAGCCCGAAGGCCCCGGCCTCACGCTGTTTTGACAGCAGGGGCGGGGTGTCGGTCCGGCTCACGTGGTCTCGTCTCCGGTGGCGAGGATGGTGCGGCAGGCCGCGAAGAGCCGTGCGCAGCGCTGCGCCATGGCTTCGGGCGACTGGTCAGGGTGGTTGACCCACCAGCGGACCAGGGCGGTGCACAGGCCGCGCCAGGCGTATTTGAGGGCGTCGGCGTCAAGCGGGTCGTTGGATCCAGCCGCGTGCAGGAGGCCGGCGGTGCCGATCGCGGCGAGGTCGTCGATGGCGCCGCGGTAGTACCCCGCGCGATGGGCGGCGTCGCTGTCGGGCGGCAGCGTGGCGTCGTAGAGGACGAACCACGCCTCGCGCTGTCCGTCCAGGGCGGTGAACAGGGCGAGCAGCACGCGCAGGGCGGTGGGCGGCGCGTCGGAGGCCTGTTCGGCCATCGCGGCGCGGATGGCGTCCAGCAGCCGGTCGCCAACCGGGTTCAGGCAGGCGAGGTAGAGGTCTTGCTTGCTGCCGAAGTACTGGTGCAGCAGTGGCTTGGTGACGCCCACACGGGCGGCGATGGCGGCCACGGTGGTGGCCTCGTAGCCGTGGCGGCCGAACTCCTCGGTGGCCGCGGCCAGGACCTGTCGTTCGCGCGCGGCCCTGGGCACGCCCTTGGTGCCGGCCCTGGAGGGGAGCGTTGTCATGGTCCTGATATTACCTTAGGGTAATTTTCCGTTGGGTAAGTTACCTGGACCTCGCTGGGAGCACACTCATGCCTGCCACCCCGTCCGACCCCGGCACCTCCCGCACCCGCGCCTGGTGGGGCTGGGGCTACGCCGACGCCCACCCCGACGACGCCGAATGCGCCGCCTTGGGCGCCCTGCTGCCGGGCACTCTGGCCCGCCCGCTGCCGATACCCCGGGTCGCCGACCTGCCCATCGCCCGTCCCGGCGCGACACCCCCGCCCGCACTGGCGCACCTGGTCACCGCCGATCCCGAAGCGCGCGCCGCCCACGCCATGGGCAAGGCCTACCGCGACGTCATCCGGGCCCTGCGCGGCCGGCCCGGCCGGATCCCCGACCTGGTCGCCCGACCGACCGGCGACCAGGAGGTGGCCGACCTGCTGGACTGGGCCGGCGGGCACGGCGTGGCCGTCATCCCCTTCGGGGGCGGCTCCTCGGTGGTCGGCGGCGTGGAGTACCGCGGCGACGCCCACCGCGCCGTGCTGTCGCTCGACCTGACCTCGATGAACCGGGTCCTGGCGATCGACACCGCCAGCCGCTCAGCCCTCATCCAGGCCGGCGCGCTCGGTCCCGTACTGGAAGAGCAGTTGCGGCCCCACGGCCTCACACTGCGCCACTTCCCGCAGAGCTTCGAGTTCTCCACCCTCGGCGGCTGGCTGGCCACCCGGGCCGGAGGTCACTACGCCACCGTCCACACCCACATCGACGACTTCGTGCAGGCCCTTCACGTGGTGACGCCCGCCGGAGCGGGCAGGTCCTGGCGGGTGCCCGCATCCGGTGCCGGACCGTCGCCCGACCGGCTGTTCCTCGGCTCCGAAGGCGCACTCGGCGTCATCACCGAGGCGTGGATGCGCCTGCAGGAGCGCCCCCGGCACAAGGCCTCGGCGTCCGTGGCCTTTGCCGACTTCCACCAGGCGCTGGACGCGGTGCGTGCCATCGCCCAATCCGACCTCTTCCCAGCCAACTGCCGCCTGCTCGATTCCGGTGAGGCCGCGCTGTCCGGCGCCGCGCACGACGGCTCCGCCGTCCTGGTCCTGGGCTTCGAATCCGCCACCACCCGCGTCGACGACCGCCTCACGAGCGCCCTGGACCTGGCCCGCGCCCACGGAGGCCGCGGCGGTGCGCCGACGGCGGACCGCAACGCCCCGGCCGACACGGCCGTGAGCGCCTGGCGCTCGGCGTTCCTGCGCATGCCCTACCTACGCGACGGCCTGGCCCGCATGGGCGCCGTCATCGAGACTTTCGAGACCGCCGCCACCTGGGACAAGATTCCCGCCCTGATCGACGCTGTCCGCACCCAGGTCGGCACCGCCGCCTTGA encodes:
- a CDS encoding NUDIX hydrolase, with product MSFRLAAYAVCIEDGQVLLARHVPSKGETNWTLPGGRVEHAEDPFDAVIREVAEETGCDAMVDRLLGVDSRVIPAVERTIPGGPEHQNVGIFYQVCITGGQLRPEPNGEIAESVWTPIADVAGLRRSSLVDIGLALAQTLPATGHVAPVPVGGLIQH
- a CDS encoding TetR/AcrR family transcriptional regulator, giving the protein MTTLPSRAGTKGVPRAARERQVLAAATEEFGRHGYEATTVAAIAARVGVTKPLLHQYFGSKQDLYLACLNPVGDRLLDAIRAAMAEQASDAPPTALRVLLALFTALDGQREAWFVLYDATLPPDSDAAHRAGYYRGAIDDLAAIGTAGLLHAAGSNDPLDADALKYAWRGLCTALVRWWVNHPDQSPEAMAQRCARLFAACRTILATGDETT
- a CDS encoding FAD-binding oxidoreductase, with the translated sequence MPATPSDPGTSRTRAWWGWGYADAHPDDAECAALGALLPGTLARPLPIPRVADLPIARPGATPPPALAHLVTADPEARAAHAMGKAYRDVIRALRGRPGRIPDLVARPTGDQEVADLLDWAGGHGVAVIPFGGGSSVVGGVEYRGDAHRAVLSLDLTSMNRVLAIDTASRSALIQAGALGPVLEEQLRPHGLTLRHFPQSFEFSTLGGWLATRAGGHYATVHTHIDDFVQALHVVTPAGAGRSWRVPASGAGPSPDRLFLGSEGALGVITEAWMRLQERPRHKASASVAFADFHQALDAVRAIAQSDLFPANCRLLDSGEAALSGAAHDGSAVLVLGFESATTRVDDRLTSALDLARAHGGRGGAPTADRNAPADTAVSAWRSAFLRMPYLRDGLARMGAVIETFETAATWDKIPALIDAVRTQVGTAALKATGHPATINCRLTHVYPDGAAPYFTVAVAGRPGEEAEAWDDIKAAASDVLHRYRATITHHHAVGRDHRPGYDLQRPEPFALALRAAKDALDPHRILNPGVLID